One genomic region from Antedon mediterranea chromosome 3, ecAntMedi1.1, whole genome shotgun sequence encodes:
- the LOC140043352 gene encoding glutathione S-transferase kappa 1-like encodes MAAPIKKTIELFYDVISPYSWLAFEILGRYRQRWNIDLQYKPFFLGGIMQGADNKPPGLNPMKAVYMFDDLAMQRDYTGVPFSKSVPTSFFEQSSLTAQRFLTVVNDQHPDDLEEVSRQLWIRMWSKDKDITDPTSVLEAAQAAGMSEEVANKCMSKVKDQSTKEELKRITGIALESGAFGAPWILAHSDGEVKTFWGTDKIPLLAHVIGEKWEGPLKPSSKL; translated from the exons ATGGCTGCGCCTATAAAAAAAACGATAGAGTTGTTTTACGACGTTATATCACCATATTCTTGGCTTGCATTTgaa ataTTAGGAAGGTACAGGCAAAGATGGAATATAGACTTGCAATACAAGCCGTTTTTTCTAGGAGGTATAATGCAGGGAGCAG aTAATAAGCCGCCAGGGTTGAATCCTATGAAAGCAGTGTACATGTTTGATGACTTAGCAATGCAACGTGATTACACTGGTGTTCCGTTTTCAAAATCCGTCCCAACGTCATTCTTTGAACAAA GTTCTTTGACGGCACAGAGATTTTTGACCGTTGTAAATGACCAACATCCAGATGACCTTGAAGAAGTATCAAGACAATTATGGATAAGAATGTGGTCAAAG gatAAAGACATTACAGATCCCACATCCGTTCTTGAG GCAGCCCAGGCTGCTGGAATGTCTGAAGAGGTTGCTAATAAAtgcatgtcaaaggtcaaagaTCAGTCAACAAAAGAAGAGTTAAAAAGAATAACAGGCATTGCACTCGAAAGTGGT gCATTTGGCGCACCATGGATATTAGCTCACAGTGATGGAGAAGTAAAGACATTTTGGGGAACAGATAAAATACCTCTTTTAGCTCATGTAATAG GTGAAAAATGGGAAGGTCCATTAAAACCATCATCAAAATTATAG